In the genome of Rhodoferax sp. BAB1, one region contains:
- a CDS encoding IclR family transcriptional regulator: MDKTRAGIQSVEVGFALVDALARASGPLMLRDLAAAAGMSAAKAHRYLVSFQRLGLVSQDTASARYDLGPAALRMGLAAITRLDAVKLARERLPALMQHIGHTLAIAVWGNHGPTIVHWEESPQSVTVNLRLGDVMPLLSSATGRCFAAHVSREAIAPLLRTELARARQLGRTDLPRKQAELSQLLKDVRAHGMARVVDTLLPGIAGFCAPVFDFDGHMVLGIVAMGSVATVDTAWNGAVATALGQAARQLSHELGHTG, from the coding sequence ATGGACAAGACACGCGCAGGCATCCAGTCGGTCGAGGTGGGCTTTGCCCTGGTCGACGCGCTGGCCCGCGCCAGTGGCCCGCTGATGCTGCGCGACCTGGCCGCCGCCGCCGGCATGAGCGCGGCCAAGGCGCACCGTTACCTGGTGAGCTTCCAGCGCCTGGGCCTGGTGAGCCAGGACACGGCCAGCGCGCGCTACGACCTGGGCCCGGCCGCGCTGCGCATGGGCCTGGCCGCCATCACGCGGCTGGACGCCGTGAAGCTGGCGCGCGAACGCCTGCCGGCGCTGATGCAGCACATCGGCCACACCCTGGCCATCGCCGTCTGGGGCAACCACGGCCCGACCATCGTGCACTGGGAAGAGTCACCGCAGTCGGTCACCGTGAACCTGCGCCTGGGTGACGTCATGCCCCTGCTGTCTTCGGCCACGGGGCGCTGTTTTGCGGCCCACGTCTCGCGCGAGGCCATCGCCCCGCTGCTGCGCACCGAACTCGCGCGCGCACGGCAGCTGGGCCGCACCGACCTGCCACGCAAGCAGGCCGAACTGAGCCAGCTGCTCAAGGACGTGCGTGCGCATGGCATGGCGCGGGTGGTCGACACCCTGCTGCCGGGCATCGCCGGTTTCTGCGCGCCGGTGTTCGACTTCGACGGCCACATGGTGCTGGGCATCGTGGCCATGGGCTCGGTGGCCACGGTCGACACCGCCTGGAACGGCGCGGTGGCCACGGCCCTGGGCCAGGCGGCCCGCCAGCTCTCGCACGAACTGGGCCATACGGGATGA